ACCAGCTAAATTAGATCCGGCGCAAGCAGCTACTCTTGTGGGTATTTTAAAAGGAACCAGCCTATATTCTCCCACTAGAAATCCCGAGCGTTCTCTAGGAAGAAGAAACCTGATTCTTAGAAAAATGGCTGATGAAAACTTCATTTCTGAAGCCGAAGCTGAAAAGTTCAAACAAGAGTCGTTAGGACTAAAATTCAATCCTGCCAGCCATAGTGAAGGATTAGCGACATACTTTAGAGCTGTATTGAAAAAAGATATTCAGCAAACTCTAAAAGAACTTTCTATTACAAAAGCAGACGGAACACCATACGATTTGGACAGAGATGGTTTAAAAATCTATACTACCATCAACACAAAAATGCAACGTTATGCAGAAGAGTCCCAAATCGAATATATGAAAACCCTTCAGAAAGAATTTAATGCGCACTGGAAAGGCAGAGACCCTTTCAAAGGCAATGAAAATCTGATTAAACAAGGGATGAAACGTTCGGATAGGTATAAAGCTTTAATAGAAGAAGGCCTGTCTGAGTCGGAAATCGAGAAAAATTTCAATACTCCAACCCAAATGGAAATATTTAGTTGGAGAGGAAATATTGATACGGTGATGAAACCTATCGATTCCATAAAATATTATAAAATGATCTTGAGAAACTCCCTGATGAGTATGGATCCTAACACAGGCGAAATAAAAGCTTGGGTAGGAGGAATAAATTTCGAGCATTTTAAATATGACCAGGTGAAAATGGGAACCAGACAAGTCGGTTCAACAGCTAAACCATTTACCTATGCTGTTGGTATCGATAATGGTTATTCTCCGTGTTATCAGGTAAATAATGTTCCTTACACGGTTACCGGTTATGGTGAGCCCTGGACTCCAAGAGGTCATGTTGCTAAACAGGGATACTTAACATTAAGACAAGCGATGGCGCTTTCTCAGAACTATATTACCGCCTGGGTGATGCAACAAGTCGGCCCTGAAAGTGTTGCCGCTTTAATTCAAAGGATGGGAATTACCAGCAATGTACCACCATATCCATCTATTGCCTTAGGATCTTTTGAAGCCTCGGTATTTGATATGACAGGTGCTTACAGTGCTTTTGTAAACCACGGGGTATGGACTGAACCAACGTATTTACTTCGCGTTGAAGATAAAAATGGTAATGTTTTGTTCGAAAGAAAACCTAAAGTTGTGGTTGCACTTAATCCGCAAACTGCTTATATAATGACATACATGTTAAAAGGTGTTGTTGAACAAGGAACAGGTGTACGTTTAAGATATCGTTATGGACTGACAAATCCTATTGGAGGAAAAACAGGTACTACCAATGACAATTCTGACGGTTGGTTTATGGCAATCACTCCGCAACTTGTAACCGGAATCTGGACAGGTTGCGAGGACAGGGCTATACACTTTAGAAGTACAAACTTAGGTGAAGGGGCCAATACGGCATTACCTATCTTTGCCGGATTCATCAAAAAAGTATATGCAGATCCTTCTTTAGGAATTACAAAAGGTGATTTTGAGCAACCTACGGGTGGAATATCAACAGTTTTAGATTGTAATCAATACCATCAGGGTGCAGGCGGAGAAAATCAGGAAGGCTCATCAGAAAATTTAAACGAAAGATTGGGTTTTTAATCCGACAAATCGAATAATCTATTGCAGGCATAATGGTTTATAAAACTATTATGCCTTATTTTTGTCTAAAGTTTTGCTAAAAACATGTTCGACTATAAAGCATATCTTAAGAATATACCGCACAAGCCCGGCATTTATCAATATTATAATGACGAAGGAGAAATTATATATATTGGCAAAGCTAAAGATCTAAAAAACCGCGTCAGCTCCTATTTCATTAAGGACACTTATAAAATTAACTCCAAAACGAAAGTATTAGTCGGCAAAATCAGAGATATCAAATTTACAATCGTTGATTCTGAAGTCGATGCATGGCTTTTGGAAAACAGCCTGATTAAAAAGCATAAGCCAAGGTATAATGTCTTATTAAAAGATGATAAAACCTATCCCTGGATTGTAATAAAAAATGAACGGTTCCCCAGAATACAATGGACCAGAAGGATTATAAAGGACGGTTCAAAATATCTGGGGCCTTATCCTTCTGTTGCCATGATGCATTCCATTTTGGATCTCATCAAGGAAAGTTATCAGCTAAGAACATGCAATCTGGCATTGACTCCTCCCAATATAGCAGCAGGAAAATTTAGGGCGTGTTTAGAGTATCAAATAGGTAACTGCAAAGCCCCTTGCGAAGGTTTACAAACAGAAGAAGATTACAGAAACTCGATTAACGAGATTAAAGATATTCTAAACGGCAAGACGGGCCAGGTTGTCCGTCAACTTAAAGATAAAATAAGTGAAGCAGCCAGTAGCTTGAATTTCGAGGTTGCTCATCAATTGCAGAAAAAATACGAGCTTCTTGAGAAATACCAAAGCAAATCAACAGTCGTTAATTCGTCCATAACAGAGGTGGACGTATTTAGCATAGCCTCTGAAGAAAAAATTGCATTTGTAAATTTTTTGAAGGTAATGCATGGTACTATTACTCAAACACAAACTATAGAAATTAAAAAATGTCTGGACGAAAGTGATGAAGAGTTACTTGCTTTAGCAATCTCAGAATTCAGAAATAGATATAAAAGCCGATCAAGAGAAATCATCGTCCCTTTTAATATCGATATAGAGGATGCGAACCTTAAATTTACCGTACCTAAAGCCGGGGAGAAAAAAAGTCTGCTTGATCTCTCTTTAAAAAATGTGCTTTTCTTTAAAAAAGATAAAATAGAACAATACGAAAAGTTAAATCCTGATATTAAAACGGAGCGACTACTGACTAAAATGCAGAAAGACCTGCATCTTACAGAGCTTCCTAAGCATATAGAATGTTTTGATAATTCGAATTTCCAGGGCAAATATCCGGTGTCTTCTATTGTTGTATTTAAAGATGCTAAACCTTCCAAAAAAGACTACAGGCACTTTAATGTAAAAACTGTGGAAGGGCCTAATGATTTCGCAACAATGGAAGAAGCTGTTTATAGACGATATAAGAGAGTCTTGGAAGAAAACCAGCCATTACCTCAGCTTGTGGTTATAGACGGCGGGAAAGGCCAATTATCATCAGCTGTTAAGAGCTTAAAAAAGCTTGGTATATACGAAAAACTAGCCGTCATTGGAATTGCAAAAAGATTAGAAGAATTGTACTATCCTGGCGATCAATATCCATTACATTTGGATAAAAAGTCAGAAACTTTAAAAGTCATCCAACATTTAAGAGACGAAGCACACCGATTTGGTATTACTTTCCATAGGAAAAAACGCGATCAGGGCACACTTAAAACCGAACTTGAAATGATTGAAGGTATTGGTAAAAAGACGTCGGAAAATTTACTAACAAGCTTTAAATCTGTAAAAAGGATAAAAGAGGCAACCGAAGAACAACTTTTAACCGTTGTAAATAAAAAGCAAGCAAAGTCTATTATTGACTTCTTTAGTGTACAAAACTAAAAAGCCAATCTGAACAGATTGGCTTTTTAAATTTCAAAATTGTATAACTTAAATTAGTATTCCCATAAGTCCTGATCGTACTGCATCAAGTTATTTTTTATTCTATCCGCTTCAAGCAGCTTATCAACTCCATTCGCTAGATCTTTGCGATCTTTAATTCTGATATCTTCAGGATTCGACTCTTTACTAATTATACTGGTGAAAAATCTCAATTGCATAGCGTCATCAAAGCTGTAACCAATTTTATCATTGGCATGTGCTATGTTATACTTACACAGCCTGTCTCTGATAGATGGATAATTAATCCAAACTACAGGCTGCATATTCAGTAATAAATCACCAAGATTTTCACCTCCTCCCGGACCACCATTTCCACCGGGTAAGGCAGGGCCTGTATTTAAATTAATTGAATTCGGTACTATAACGGCTATACCAACAATAAAAGGTTTAAACTCTGATCTGTTTTTATCAAAATACCAATCCTCTACGATTCTAAGGCCAAATCTCACGTTTTTCTCATAATCACTAAATTCCTCATCACTAACAATGCCTAAAGTAGTTAAAGCACCATCTATAGTAGCACTATCTACCTCCATGGTAAATTGGTCGGAATTATAACCGTCCATTTTACCGGATCTAACCTCATCTAATATAATTCTAATAATATTTTTCCTGGGATCTGCGGCTACAAGATATTTATTGGCATTTTCTGCGAAGAAAACATCCCTCCAAATCCTCTTACTGTAAGTAACATCGTCTGCCTTAACCTTTGGTAACGCGGGTGCACAATTGATACTGTCTTTGGAAACATTCTTATCGAACTTTACAGAATCCGCGAAATCATGAACAGACTTAACAACAGTCTTTTTCTTCTTTTCACTTTGTGCATTAACTTGAGTTAAAGCACAAAGCATTAATATCACAGAAAAAATTCCTTTTCTAATCATCTTATCTTCCTATTTGGATACTCACAGGAGTTTCTAAATTTACAGTTTTGCCAGTTTCACCTACAGCAGATATATTTAAGAAATAAATAACATCTCCCGGAGCCAAATTACTGATTACCTGCTTCACCTGACCGGCAAAATTATCATCATTAGATTGAATGATAACTGCGTCCTGTCTCGGCTTTTGTGCAAACAATGTAAATTTGCTGATCCTATATTTAAAATCAAAATCAAAATTTCTTAATTCAGCGTCAAGTTTCCCCGTACTCTTTGCAGTAGCCGCACTTACAACTCCAGAAGCCTTTCCTGCAAATGTAGCAATCGGAGGAGGAACCTCTTTTATCCTGAACTTTGTGGTTCCCAATACTTGAGATTTACCAGGCGCCAACTCTGCTGAAACAGTAACAATGGCTTCATTTCCTCCGGATACTTTAGCAACATACTTCCCATTTGACCCCGATAAAGATCCTCCCGTCATGTTCACCTTCAACTTCTCTTTTGGAATACCTGGTGCCGAAACAGAAATAGGATTATCAGGACCAATATAAAGAACGTTCATTTTATCTGGAGAAACCACTGCAGAAGGTCTTGCTACCGTATAACTTTGTTCTGGTGTCTCATAAGTTTTAACGGTTCCATCGGTTTGTTGAACTCTAATAGTACCCTTCCATTTAAATTCTCCTTCACTATTGGTATTTATAGTATAAACACCTCTTCCATCTTTTGTTGATAATTTGGAACCATTAACAGTAATATCTGGATTTTGCTTTGAATCATATGCCGTTAAGAAAACTTCCGCAGAATAGGGCTGTCCCTGAATCACATAAGATGTTGGGGCAACTGCAACCGCTGCAAATGCATCCAAAGTAACTAATGCTTCGTCCATTTTTGAAAGAAATTTCCTAACTACAACGTTCTCCGCATTCTTTACATCTGTTTGAATCTTAGAAAGAATGGTAATCGTAGCTGTTAAAGGCGTTCCATCACCAAAATTACTTTGTTCCCAATTTTTTCTGGTACCGTCATTAGCGGGTTTAGCCGGGTCTACCGCCTCTAAAGAAAATGCAACAGATGCTTTGTCTTTCGGATCAACTAACGCCAATAATTTCTCTCTAGTCTTGTTTATCTTCTTCTTTAATTCCTCACCCTTCTTCTGATTAATCATAATACGTGGAGAAACGTCCAAATCATCCCGCTTATTAAGTTCACCTGTTTCCGGGTTTCTACCACCACCTTCCGTCTCTAAAGTTTTCTTTAAATTATCTACGTACGCAAATAATTCTCCTGCAACAGTTTTAGCTTGATTTATTTTATCTAAAATTGGTTTTGCTCTCTCCGGATTCTCTTTCATCTTAGTTTGTTCGAAGGCATTTACCGCCTGATCCAAACTTTGACTCACATATTCTGTTGAGGTAACCAAACTATTATTTAAGGTAGAAAATGCATTTAGAATGGTATCAGATACGTTTAATGCCAACATTGCCATTAATACCAGATACATGATACCAATCATCTTCTGCCTTGGGGTTTCCTTACCACCTGCCATTTTTTAACATTTAAAAGTTTAACAAATAAAGAATTAAAAAACTACGCGCGTGGTTGGTTCATTGCTGAAAGCATATTACCGTAAACCGCATTTAAGCTAGCAAGGTTTTTAGATAATTTCCCAACCTCCTCTTTAAACTGCTTAGAATCGTCTAAAGACTCGTTAAAATTCTGCATTGTTTCAGATAAGTTTTGATAAAACTTATTCATAGCTTTCAAATGTGCGTTAGAATCTTGTAATTCTAATTCATAAACTGCATTTAAGGCAGATATATTCTTACCCAAGTTAGTAACCTGTGTATAGTATTCTTTGGAAGCCTGCGATGCCTGAGCCACTTCTAGCACTCCTGCACTCGCTTTTTCTGCTGCTTGACCTAAACCTTCTACTTTTGAAGAAGCGGAAGATATTTTGTTTGCAAAATCCGCTGTTGCTACTGAAGCATCTGCCGCATTAGAAATAGCCGCAATTTTAGAACTGAAGTTATCCAGCCCTTCTCTTACTTTAGCAGCAAAATCGTCTCCGATTTTTAAGTCTGGAAAAGCAGCTCCTCCGCCAACATTTCCTTTAATCTCTAATTCATTAAGTTTTACTGCTTTATGCATATCCGGTAAATCACCTGCAAAGTCGTCTGATAATTGAGGATAAACTTTCTCCCATTTTGGATCTTTATGAGGCGGCTGAAATCCCATCAAAAAAAACAGCAATGCCTCTACTAAAAGACCCGCAGATATAACCATACCCCCACCTGGCCAGTGCATAATTTTAAACAACGCTCCAATAATTACCACAGTAGCACCCCAAGATACAATCGCATCCATGGTCACTTTAAATTTTTTCTTTCCAGCCATAATTTACGCCAAGATTTTAGTTTTTATTTTTTTGTTTAGTTAAGGTTTCATGCGACTTGGTTTATCTTTGATGTCCCTTCCAACGAAAGGAGTAACACATCTAAAACCAATTGAAGAACGGGCCGAGTCAGGATACTCATAAGATTTTGCAGAATTTTGCAGAAAATATCCTATATCTTTCCATGATCCTCCTTTAACCACCCTTCTTTTATCATAATCCGGGTCGCCTTCTTTAACAGCTTTATCATAAGAAGGGTTCAGCGTATTTATATAAGCTGTTGCGGTTGGATTATATATTGAACTGGTCCATTCTGCAACGTTTCCAGCCATATTGTAAAGCCCGTAATCATTAGGGAAATAGGATTTCGCGTAAACTGTAAATGCTCCACCATCATCTATATAATTTCCTCTACCAGGTTTAAAGTTCGCCAATAAACATCCTTTCGCATTTCTGATATATGGCCCTCCCCAAGGATAAGTTGTACCAACTCTTCCTCCTCTGGCGGCATATTCAAATTGAGCTTCAGTAGGTAGATCATAATCCAGCCTGGAAGGAAGATTTCTTGAAGTCTTATAAGCTTCGTTCAAGCGGGATCTCCAAACGGTAAATGCTTTTGCTTGTTTCCAGCTTACTCCAACCACAGGATAATTAGCAAAAGAAGGATGTGAAAAATATCCTTTTGTCATTGGGTCATTCTGGGCATACGTAAAATCAGATATCCAAACTAAAGTATCGGGATAAACATAAACTTCTTCCTTTACTATAAATTGGTCCCTGGTTACTCCCAAACCATTTTTATTTCTATTTGGATCACGAGCACCTCTCATATCCGCAGCTTTTCTATAATCTATCCATTCATAATCATATTTCAACTGCTCAACATTCAATTCCTTTTTACCAAAGAAACGTTCGTTATCCTGATAATACATATTTTTATTAAGCTCTTCTACTAGAGCTTTATCTCCCCAAATCCCTTTACCTGACTGAACTTTTTTCCAATCTATAAAAGTAGCCCCTGTATTGGCATCTTTACCTTTGGGTTTTAACATATACTTATCAGCTCCGTTTCCCAGTCTTTTTACTGCGATAGAGTCTCTAACCCAATGTACAAACTGCTTATACTCACTATTAGTGATTTCAGTTTCGTCCATGTAGAAAGCCGAAATAGTAACTTGTTTATTTTGTGGGAATTGAGATATGGTGACATCCTGGTCAACCTGCCCCATAACAAAAGTTCCTGCAGGAATATAAACCATTCCGTAAGGTACCTCCTGTCTAACTGCTTTTTGAGATTTAACTCCGGTCAACTCTCCTCGTCCACCAGTTGTTCCTCCCCCACAACCTACCAACAATCCTAATGATATTAATAGTACTGATGAGTATATAATCTTCATTTTTTTCTGTTACAATTTTCTGTCTTTTTGACGCGCGCTAAATTAGCTATTACACATTAACTTTGAGGTAATTTTAAACAATAATTTCGTGAAAACCTAAAAAACGATCTGATGCAAAAATCAAGTCTGTTCGCAATTACTAAAAAAACGTTTAAAAATATAATCTCAATTTCATTTTATCAATACCAAATATAGGGTATTTTCAAATGTTTATATAAACCGTAATACGAGAACACCCCTTTTTAGGTTTCAAAAAAAAACCGCGGTAAAGACCGCGGTTATATAATTTATTTAGTTTATTATTTTATCGACTTAATGTATTGCTCTATAGCCATAGTCATAGACGGCGCTTCTGGCGTTGGCGCAGGTATATCCAAAATCAATCCGGCATCTAAAATTGCTTGTCGGGTAGTATTTCCAAAAGCAGCTATTCGGGTTTTATTCTGTTTAAAATCCGGGAAGTTTGTAAATAAAGACTGAACGCTTGACGGGCTGAAGAAAACTATGATATCATAAAAAACATCAGCTAAATCGGATAAATCAGACACCACCGTTCTGAATAATACCGCAGGCGTAAAATCAATACCCTGATTTCTTAAAAACACTTCTGTCGCCTCTGCAGCTACATCAGAACAAGGATAAAGGAATTTTTCACCGCTGTGTTTTTTCAATACATCCGCTAAATCCTTAGCGGTTTGTTTACCGAAAAAAATCTTTCTTTTTCGGTATTGAATGTATTTTTGCAAATACAATGCAATAGATTCCGAAATACAGAAATACTTCATATCCGCAGGAACTTCATACCTCATTTCTTCGCAAACTCGAAAAAAATGATCAGCTGCATTTTTGCTTGTTAAAATTACGGCAGTAAAGTCTGGTAAGTTTATCTTGTCTTTTCTAACGTCTTTCGCGGGCACACCTTCCACGTGAATAAAAGATCTGAAATCAATTTTCAAATTCATTGACGCGGCTAAATCATAATAAGGTGATTTTTTACTTTCCGGTTCTGGTAAAGTAACCAAAATGCTTTTTACTTTAGTCTTTCTATCTTCCACCTGAGATTGCATAAATATATTTTTTATATATTAAGAGCTTTTATTAGTATTATGATAGGACATAATTCAAAGGTGCAAAGGTACAGAAATAAATAAAATTTCGAAAGTTTATATCGAGACAATATATTTATCCCTACTCTAAACAGTTGAAGAACAAAACTAAGGCATAAAAAAGCTATTCCACCCCATAAAAACCAAATATTACTATTCACACTTAACGTAAAAAATATAACAAGAGGTATAAATAATAAAGAAGCGTTAAAAAAAGACAGGTAAATGCTATTTACATATTCTCTCGTTATCTTCTGTACATTGAAGAAATGCCCCAGAAGTCTCAAACCTAAAATCTTTATTGCCAAAGCCAGGCCAAAAAAAACAGATACAAAAAGAAAAAGGTTAAATCCTTTTAAATCAGAAGGAACTCCATATCGATCTAAAGCAACGTATGCAAAAAGACCTATAAAAAAGGAATACAATACATACGAAAACAAAAAGTACCATGAACTTAGAATATTCTCTTCCTTATTAATTTGCGAAAACGTCCTGTCGTCATAAAAAGCTTGAAAAATTAATGACATCTTCTTTCCAAAAACGAGTCTTAGAATTGCAAAACAAATGATAAGAAAGATTAACACCAAAATTTCCCAGGTCGGATATTTCACAACCAATTTACCTTCTTTATACTCCTCTTTTTTTATTTGTTTTGGTCCCTGATGTAAAAAAGTATGATCGTGAACAATGTGCTTCTCCAGCATCTCCTTTACAAATAAATTCTCCCGTTTTGGATCTGGTGCTACAAACATCCAGGTTAAGGAGTCCCGAACATGTTTGGCTTGTGCCAATTGTGCAGAATCTAATCTAACATAAGTATAACTTCTTCGATACTGGGCAACGGTATCTTTTGGAGCGGTTAGAGAATCTGTTTGCGCATAGCCCTGCAAAAAAGTTCCCAATACAAACAAGAAAAACAAAAATCTCCTAAAGATCATATTTAAAAATAGCTAACGATACCAAAATGTATTTTGCCTTTCTGCAAATCTAACGGAATATTTCTTTGTTTTCCTAAAGCATAGTTTAAAGAAAGACTACCAATTTTTGTCAGGAAAGTAAATCCTGCGCCAAAACTAAATGGATAATTCAATTCGGTTTGCTTCTTAGAAATTTGTTTCATTATTGCCTGATCGTAAAAAACGTTTAAAAATGAATTTTCTTCTATAAAGATTCTATATTCAAGAGTTTGTACCATAAACGAACTTGCAAAAAACTGCTGTTCGTCAAATCCTCTTAATGTTTTCAATCCCCCCAATCTAAAAACCTCATTTTCATAAAAATCTTTCCCTGTTAATAAGGAGGATAGATTATGAAGATATATTGCGGAAACCTTAGATAACTTGAAATAATAACTTAAATCAGCCTTTATTTTAAACTGACTGGTTTGTTCGTCTTTTATTTTTCTATTTCCTGCAGAAAGTGACATCACCAGATTGTAT
This genomic interval from Pseudopedobacter saltans DSM 12145 contains the following:
- a CDS encoding penicillin-binding protein 1A: MQKKNSLLTEDIKRYNRYFWTWVIGVVAFVALIIVATGFGLFGELPSFRDLENPKSNLASIIYAEDKAELGTYYVQNRSNVRFKDISPNVINALVATEDVRFLEHSGVDFKRTFSIILYNLIGKKQGASTITQQLALNLFSEQAREKSTLKRIPQKLKELIVAVRLERNYTKEEIITMYLNTVDFGNNSFGIKAAARTYFNTTPAKLDPAQAATLVGILKGTSLYSPTRNPERSLGRRNLILRKMADENFISEAEAEKFKQESLGLKFNPASHSEGLATYFRAVLKKDIQQTLKELSITKADGTPYDLDRDGLKIYTTINTKMQRYAEESQIEYMKTLQKEFNAHWKGRDPFKGNENLIKQGMKRSDRYKALIEEGLSESEIEKNFNTPTQMEIFSWRGNIDTVMKPIDSIKYYKMILRNSLMSMDPNTGEIKAWVGGINFEHFKYDQVKMGTRQVGSTAKPFTYAVGIDNGYSPCYQVNNVPYTVTGYGEPWTPRGHVAKQGYLTLRQAMALSQNYITAWVMQQVGPESVAALIQRMGITSNVPPYPSIALGSFEASVFDMTGAYSAFVNHGVWTEPTYLLRVEDKNGNVLFERKPKVVVALNPQTAYIMTYMLKGVVEQGTGVRLRYRYGLTNPIGGKTGTTNDNSDGWFMAITPQLVTGIWTGCEDRAIHFRSTNLGEGANTALPIFAGFIKKVYADPSLGITKGDFEQPTGGISTVLDCNQYHQGAGGENQEGSSENLNERLGF
- the uvrC gene encoding excinuclease ABC subunit UvrC: MFDYKAYLKNIPHKPGIYQYYNDEGEIIYIGKAKDLKNRVSSYFIKDTYKINSKTKVLVGKIRDIKFTIVDSEVDAWLLENSLIKKHKPRYNVLLKDDKTYPWIVIKNERFPRIQWTRRIIKDGSKYLGPYPSVAMMHSILDLIKESYQLRTCNLALTPPNIAAGKFRACLEYQIGNCKAPCEGLQTEEDYRNSINEIKDILNGKTGQVVRQLKDKISEAASSLNFEVAHQLQKKYELLEKYQSKSTVVNSSITEVDVFSIASEEKIAFVNFLKVMHGTITQTQTIEIKKCLDESDEELLALAISEFRNRYKSRSREIIVPFNIDIEDANLKFTVPKAGEKKSLLDLSLKNVLFFKKDKIEQYEKLNPDIKTERLLTKMQKDLHLTELPKHIECFDNSNFQGKYPVSSIVVFKDAKPSKKDYRHFNVKTVEGPNDFATMEEAVYRRYKRVLEENQPLPQLVVIDGGKGQLSSAVKSLKKLGIYEKLAVIGIAKRLEELYYPGDQYPLHLDKKSETLKVIQHLRDEAHRFGITFHRKKRDQGTLKTELEMIEGIGKKTSENLLTSFKSVKRIKEATEEQLLTVVNKKQAKSIIDFFSVQN
- the porN gene encoding type IX secretion system ring subunit PorN/GldN; the encoded protein is MIRKGIFSVILMLCALTQVNAQSEKKKKTVVKSVHDFADSVKFDKNVSKDSINCAPALPKVKADDVTYSKRIWRDVFFAENANKYLVAADPRKNIIRIILDEVRSGKMDGYNSDQFTMEVDSATIDGALTTLGIVSDEEFSDYEKNVRFGLRIVEDWYFDKNRSEFKPFIVGIAVIVPNSINLNTGPALPGGNGGPGGGENLGDLLLNMQPVVWINYPSIRDRLCKYNIAHANDKIGYSFDDAMQLRFFTSIISKESNPEDIRIKDRKDLANGVDKLLEADRIKNNLMQYDQDLWEY
- the porM gene encoding type IX secretion system motor protein PorM/GldM; translation: MAGGKETPRQKMIGIMYLVLMAMLALNVSDTILNAFSTLNNSLVTSTEYVSQSLDQAVNAFEQTKMKENPERAKPILDKINQAKTVAGELFAYVDNLKKTLETEGGGRNPETGELNKRDDLDVSPRIMINQKKGEELKKKINKTREKLLALVDPKDKASVAFSLEAVDPAKPANDGTRKNWEQSNFGDGTPLTATITILSKIQTDVKNAENVVVRKFLSKMDEALVTLDAFAAVAVAPTSYVIQGQPYSAEVFLTAYDSKQNPDITVNGSKLSTKDGRGVYTINTNSEGEFKWKGTIRVQQTDGTVKTYETPEQSYTVARPSAVVSPDKMNVLYIGPDNPISVSAPGIPKEKLKVNMTGGSLSGSNGKYVAKVSGGNEAIVTVSAELAPGKSQVLGTTKFRIKEVPPPIATFAGKASGVVSAATAKSTGKLDAELRNFDFDFKYRISKFTLFAQKPRQDAVIIQSNDDNFAGQVKQVISNLAPGDVIYFLNISAVGETGKTVNLETPVSIQIGR
- the porL gene encoding type IX secretion system motor protein PorL/GldL, coding for MAGKKKFKVTMDAIVSWGATVVIIGALFKIMHWPGGGMVISAGLLVEALLFFLMGFQPPHKDPKWEKVYPQLSDDFAGDLPDMHKAVKLNELEIKGNVGGGAAFPDLKIGDDFAAKVREGLDNFSSKIAAISNAADASVATADFANKISSASSKVEGLGQAAEKASAGVLEVAQASQASKEYYTQVTNLGKNISALNAVYELELQDSNAHLKAMNKFYQNLSETMQNFNESLDDSKQFKEEVGKLSKNLASLNAVYGNMLSAMNQPRA
- the porK gene encoding T9SS ring complex lipoprotein PorK/GldK, which codes for MKIIYSSVLLISLGLLVGCGGGTTGGRGELTGVKSQKAVRQEVPYGMVYIPAGTFVMGQVDQDVTISQFPQNKQVTISAFYMDETEITNSEYKQFVHWVRDSIAVKRLGNGADKYMLKPKGKDANTGATFIDWKKVQSGKGIWGDKALVEELNKNMYYQDNERFFGKKELNVEQLKYDYEWIDYRKAADMRGARDPNRNKNGLGVTRDQFIVKEEVYVYPDTLVWISDFTYAQNDPMTKGYFSHPSFANYPVVGVSWKQAKAFTVWRSRLNEAYKTSRNLPSRLDYDLPTEAQFEYAARGGRVGTTYPWGGPYIRNAKGCLLANFKPGRGNYIDDGGAFTVYAKSYFPNDYGLYNMAGNVAEWTSSIYNPTATAYINTLNPSYDKAVKEGDPDYDKRRVVKGGSWKDIGYFLQNSAKSYEYPDSARSSIGFRCVTPFVGRDIKDKPSRMKP
- a CDS encoding uroporphyrinogen-III synthase gives rise to the protein MQSQVEDRKTKVKSILVTLPEPESKKSPYYDLAASMNLKIDFRSFIHVEGVPAKDVRKDKINLPDFTAVILTSKNAADHFFRVCEEMRYEVPADMKYFCISESIALYLQKYIQYRKRKIFFGKQTAKDLADVLKKHSGEKFLYPCSDVAAEATEVFLRNQGIDFTPAVLFRTVVSDLSDLADVFYDIIVFFSPSSVQSLFTNFPDFKQNKTRIAAFGNTTRQAILDAGLILDIPAPTPEAPSMTMAIEQYIKSIK
- a CDS encoding DUF4271 domain-containing protein, which produces MIFRRFLFFLFVLGTFLQGYAQTDSLTAPKDTVAQYRRSYTYVRLDSAQLAQAKHVRDSLTWMFVAPDPKRENLFVKEMLEKHIVHDHTFLHQGPKQIKKEEYKEGKLVVKYPTWEILVLIFLIICFAILRLVFGKKMSLIFQAFYDDRTFSQINKEENILSSWYFLFSYVLYSFFIGLFAYVALDRYGVPSDLKGFNLFLFVSVFFGLALAIKILGLRLLGHFFNVQKITREYVNSIYLSFFNASLLFIPLVIFFTLSVNSNIWFLWGGIAFLCLSFVLQLFRVGINILSRYKLSKFYLFLYLCTFELCPIIILIKALNI